A genomic window from Glycine soja cultivar W05 chromosome 10, ASM419377v2, whole genome shotgun sequence includes:
- the LOC114370922 gene encoding uncharacterized protein LOC114370922 isoform X2 translates to MRELAPQLLEGQGYFDLNIPYPEPSPANKAIEQGNRTGLAVKAMELGYIGIAYNRMIKGIMSDHHRCSISPLILSSFLNVLPSLSLSANLHHHLLHVPLSTPFRQYTRLTVCVDSASQAQALNLGNPILKTYDLVIVKPLNQIAFDLACERMEAVYHMPTTENDMPSRSIPLALQILFYKLQYSDTSVATKEFTKSFGWDTYDSFMQHDVQELNRVLYEKLEDKMKTFSLM, encoded by the exons ATGAGGGAGCTGGCGCCTCAACTTCTAGAAG GGCAGGGTTACTTTGACCTCAACATCCCTTACCCCGAACCTTCCCCTGCCAACAAGGCCATTGAGCAAGGTAACCGTACGGGGCTGGCAGTGAAGGCCATGGAGTTAGGCTACATCGGAATCGCTTACAACCGCATGATCAAGGGCATCATGTCCGATCACCACCGTTGCTCCATCTCTCCCCTCATCCTCTCCTCTTTCCTCAACGTCCTtccctctctctccctctccgccaacctccaccaccacctacTCCATGTCCCACTCTCCACCCCCTTCCGTCAGTACACACGTCTCACCGTCTGCGTCGATAGTGCTTCCCAGGCTCAAGCCCTCAATTTGGGTAACCCTATTTTGAAAACCTATGATTTGGTCATTGTTAAGCCTTTGAATCAGATCGCGTTTGATCTTGCATGTGAGAGAATGGAG GCTGTATACCACATGCCAACAACAGAGAATGACATGCCCTCTAGAAGCATCCCTTTGGCTTTgcaaattttattctacaagCTCCAGTATAGTGACACCAGTGTTGCAACAAAGGAGTTCACTAAATCTTTTGGATGGGATACATATGATTCTTTCATGCAGCATGATGTTCAAGAACTGAACAGAGTCCTCTATGAAAAACTTGAAGACAAGATGAAG ACCTTCAGCTTGATGTGA
- the LOC114370922 gene encoding uncharacterized protein LOC114370922 isoform X1 gives MRELAPQLLEGQGYFDLNIPYPEPSPANKAIEQGNRTGLAVKAMELGYIGIAYNRMIKGIMSDHHRCSISPLILSSFLNVLPSLSLSANLHHHLLHVPLSTPFRQYTRLTVCVDSASQAQALNLGNPILKTYDLVIVKPLNQIAFDLACERMEAVYHMPTTENDMPSRSIPLALQILFYKLQYSDTSVATKEFTKSFGWDTYDSFMQHDVQELNRVLYEKLEDKMKGTVVEGTIHKLFEGNHMNYIECINVDYKTTRKKSFYDLQLDVNGCPDVYASFDKYVEVERLEGDNKYHVEQYDLQVC, from the exons ATGAGGGAGCTGGCGCCTCAACTTCTAGAAG GGCAGGGTTACTTTGACCTCAACATCCCTTACCCCGAACCTTCCCCTGCCAACAAGGCCATTGAGCAAGGTAACCGTACGGGGCTGGCAGTGAAGGCCATGGAGTTAGGCTACATCGGAATCGCTTACAACCGCATGATCAAGGGCATCATGTCCGATCACCACCGTTGCTCCATCTCTCCCCTCATCCTCTCCTCTTTCCTCAACGTCCTtccctctctctccctctccgccaacctccaccaccacctacTCCATGTCCCACTCTCCACCCCCTTCCGTCAGTACACACGTCTCACCGTCTGCGTCGATAGTGCTTCCCAGGCTCAAGCCCTCAATTTGGGTAACCCTATTTTGAAAACCTATGATTTGGTCATTGTTAAGCCTTTGAATCAGATCGCGTTTGATCTTGCATGTGAGAGAATGGAG GCTGTATACCACATGCCAACAACAGAGAATGACATGCCCTCTAGAAGCATCCCTTTGGCTTTgcaaattttattctacaagCTCCAGTATAGTGACACCAGTGTTGCAACAAAGGAGTTCACTAAATCTTTTGGATGGGATACATATGATTCTTTCATGCAGCATGATGTTCAAGAACTGAACAGAGTCCTCTATGAAAAACTTGAAGACAAGATGAAG GGAACTGTTGTTGAGGGAactatacataaattatttgaagGGAATCATATGAATTATATCGAATGCATCAATGTGGACTATAAAACAACTAGAAAGAAGTCATTTTATG ACCTTCAGCTTGATGTGAATGGCTGTCCTGATGTTTATGCTTCCTTTGACAAGTATGTTGAAGTTGAACGTCTTGAAGGGGATAACAAATATCATGTGGAACAATATGATTTGCAGGTTTGCTGA